In the Plectropomus leopardus isolate mb chromosome 5, YSFRI_Pleo_2.0, whole genome shotgun sequence genome, one interval contains:
- the LOC121943525 gene encoding 4F2 cell-surface antigen heavy chain: protein MLCVFALKSRNVESCCTCSPPVVHMEPSDKEPADEPDRMPLNAGGDTGYGSVAGSGLSGSVGASESAPLLIPEPEPELFQRWQPLSKEELEVAAGGPGWRKVRCYLVLVFWLAWLAMLAISIAIIAVSPRPVETPLKWWQKTLFYQLEPELLPERQAEGSEGLKALCEELPYLRSLGIGALILEGLFDKKASPLKLNATGERFGTLPQIQHLLAESTKAGLKVVLDVCELDLLGPEEVAGSADVTPNLSATEHYALRFWLEQGAAGFVICDTDAAYSEKTLLEWKGVFKDFSSEEEERIVVVKQTRDILPPLENSSQRNSTLVDVVMRSILPPSQYPLSAKEVADAIETHLQREDEDIWPGWTVGGKASPDLKNLLLVLTMTLPGSPAVQYDEDIDQIVSVKDSSSHEDTDETSDTQADKEKRRRSAVALFTSLSHSRAREEALLFGSFTFLPFNSSTNSSSSSNSTLPSHSSPPILAFLRSWGCVHFLILLNVGPEPHALDPAWAPSLPKAGVFVTNTGMDRLGSTTLDALVLRPQEAIVIKLFEAGSYS, encoded by the exons atgctgtgtgtgtttgcacttaAGAGTAGAAACGTTGAATCCTGCTGCACCTGCAGTCCTCCTGTGGTTCACATGGAGCCATCTGATAAAGAGCCAGCTGACGAG CCGGACAGGATGCCTCTGAACGCAGGAGGAGACACCGGGTACGGCAGCGTGGCGGGCTCCGGGCTGTCGGGCAGTGTGGGGGCCTCGGAGTCGGCCCCGCTCCTCATACCGGAGCCTGAACCGGAGCTTTTCCAGCGGTGGCAGCCACTGAGTAAAGAGGAGCTGGAGGTGGCAGCGGGGGGTCCGGGCTGGAGGAAGGTGCGCTGTTACCTGGTGCTGGTGTTCTGGCTGGCCTGGCTGGCCATGCTCGCAATCTCCATCGCCATCATCGCGGTAAGCCCCCGGCCGGTTGAAACACCGCTGAAGTGGTGGCAGAAGACGCTGTTTTATCAGCTGGAGCCCGAACTGCTGCCCGAGAGGCAGGCCGAGGGGTCAGAGGGACTCAAAG CACTGTGTGAGGAGCTTCCCTACCTCAGGTCCCTGGGCATCGGAGCTCTAATCCTGGAGGGTCTGTTTGACAAGAAGGCGTCTCCTTTGAAACTGAATGCGACTGGTGAAAGGTTTGGGACTTTGCCTCAGATCCAGCATCTGCTCGCTGAGAGTACCAAAGCTG GTCTAAAGGTGGTGTTGGACGTCTGTGAACTGGATCTGTTGGGACCTGAGGAGGTAGCAGGAAGTGCAGATGTGACACCAAACCTCTCAGCCACAGAACAT TATGCGCTCCGATTCTGGCTGGAGCAGGGTGCGGCAGGCTTTGTAATCTGTGACACAGATGCAGCTTATTCAGAAAAG acTCTGCTGGAGTGGAAAGGCGTCTTCAAAGACTTCAGcagtgaggaagaggaaag GATTGTGGTAGTCAAACAGACGAGAGACATTTTGCCACCTCTTGAAAACTCCAGCCAGAGAAACAGTACCCTGGTGGATGTGGTCATGAGGTCAATTCTGCCACCTTCACAATACCCTTTGTCTGCCAAGGAGGTTGCTGATGCCATTGAGACACACCTGCAAAGAGAAGATGAAGATATATGGCCTGGCTGGACA GTTGGGGGTAAAGCATCCCCTGACTTGAAGAACTTACTGCTGGTGTTGACGATGACTCTGCCAGGATCACCTGCAGTGCAGTATGATGAAGATATCGACCAG ATTGTGTCTGTGAAAGACAGTTCATCACATGAAGACACGGATGAAACATCAGACACCCAGGCA gacaaagagaagaggaggcGTTCAGCTGTAGCTCTTTTCACCTCCCTCAGTCACTCCAGAGCCAGAGAAGAAGCTCTTCTGTTCGGCAGTTTCACTTTTCTTCCCTTCAATTCTTCCACCaattcctcttcctcctccaacTCCACTCTGCCCTCTCATTCATCTCCACCCATCCTGGCCTTCTTGCGTTCCTGGGGTTGTGTCCACTTCCTCATCTTGCTGAACGTCGGCCCTGAGCCTCACGCCCTGGATCCTGCCTGGGCCCCGAGCTTGCCCAAAGCTGGAGTGTTTGTGACCAACACAGGAATGGACCGCCTGGGGTCGACAACTCTAGACGCGCTGGTGCTGCGGCCTCAAGAAGCTATCGTCATCAAACTGTTTGAGGCAGGAAGCTACTCGTAG
- the ppm1na gene encoding protein phosphatase, Mg2+/Mn2+ dependent, 1Na (putative) produces MKTARRASNVEVPSFLRQLVKETEKMVTFFFKGGAREPGSEEDDNLDEDDTMPSPYLDRPILEKHVSEGESQSGMNYAVASMQGWRAQMEDAHTCMPQLRGELTDWGYFAVFDGHAGTTVAQYCSRNLLEHILATGGVKANEDPEQVKEGIREGFLDIDRHMHKLARQDNWDRSGSTAAAVMISPNYIYFVNCGDSRTLLCRNGQVIFYTEDHKPFNPREKERIQNAGGSVTLQRVNGSLAVSRALGDFDFKEVDWRPQTEQLVSPEPEVYELERAPEDEFLILACDGVWDAIGNEELCAFVRSRLQVCDDLREICTQVIDLCLYKGSLDNMSIIIICFPGAPQVSQDALQQEAELEQQIDMKVEEIIQMMRSRDEDPDLLYVIKFLAAEEMPGLPPGGGITSKRDCIISSYQKHAMTLRSQEPMDIEGSEEDSN; encoded by the exons ATGAAGACGGCCAGGCGTGCCAGCAATGTAGAGGTGCCCTCCTTCCTCCGCCAGCTGGTCAAAGAGACGGAGAAGATGGTCACCTTCTTCTTTAAAGGGGGGGCCAGGGAACCTGGATCTGAGGAGGACGACAATCTGGATGAGGATGACACAATGCCGAGCCCGTACCTGGATCGTCCAATCTTGGAGAAGCATGTGTCAGAGGGGGAATCTCAGTCAGGGATGAACTACGCTGTGGCGAGCATGCAGGGCTGGAGGGCTCAGATGGAGGACGCCCACACCTGCATGCCCCAGCTGAGAGGCGAGCTGACAGACTGGGGatactttgctgtttttgatgGACATGCAGGCACCACGGTGGCACAGTACTGCTCCAGAAACCTGCTGGAGCACATCCTGGCAACAG GTGGTGTCAAAGCAAACGAGGACCCTGAGCAGGTGAAGGAGGGGATCCGCGAAGGCTTCCTGGACATCGATCGCCACATGCACAAACTGGCTCGCCAGGACAACTGGGACCGCAGTGGctccactgcagcagctgtcatGATTTCACCAAACTACATTTACTTTGTCAACTGCGGGGACTCTCGCACCCTGCTCTGCCGTAACGGCCAGGTGATCTTCTACACAGAGGACCACAAGCCGTTCAACCCCAGAGAAAAGGAGCGCATCCAGAACGCTGGAGGCTCGGTGACCCTGCAGAGAGTTAATGGATCGCTGGCTGTTTCCAGAGCACTGGGGGACTTTGACTTCAAGGAAGTGGACTGGAGGCCGCAGACAGAGCAGCTGGTGTCACCTGAGCCAGAAGTGTACGAGCTGGAGCGGGCACCTGAAGACGAGTTCCTAATTCTAGCATGTGATGGTGTGTGGGACGCCATCGGTAATGAGGAGCTGTGCGCCTTTGTGCGCAGCCGTCTGCAGGTGTGCGATGACCTGAGGGAGATTTGCACCCAAGTCATTGACCTCTGCCTCTATAAG GGCAGCTTGGATAACAtgagcatcatcatcatctgcttCCCTGGCGCCCCCCAGGTGTCACAGGATGCACTGCAGCAGGAGGCAGAGCTGGAACAACAGATCGATATGAAAGTGGAAG AAATTATTCAGATGATGAGATCCAGAGATGAGGACCCTGACCTTCTATATGTGATCAAATTCCTGGCTGCAGAAGAGATGCCGGGGCTTCCACCAGGAGGAGGCATCACCAGCAA GCGAGACTGTATCATCTCTTCATATCAGAAACACGCCATGACTCTCAGGTCTCAGGAGCCAATG GACATCGAAGGATCAGAGGAGGACTCAAACTAA